In one window of Oryza sativa Japonica Group chromosome 9, ASM3414082v1 DNA:
- the LOC4347159 gene encoding uncharacterized protein — translation MELLDMVPADAIALRLYSLPAAAAAVGSLWAWLVAALAAAVGLWRIRAAAGVRSALVDDDDYKQRKAKQPRGALRPAGVGEARPARAEAAESEATTPTSPSEPSTPSKVRFTAYYGGEGDGADEGVVDSVRRCVDNDGDGEGETPTAPVRRTASGRRRWSTTTTTTTAPFMATPWEEREMAVRRRGDLGWYRHLDMAALDGSVVRLWDGEVTAASPGRRGRRALSELHLSL, via the coding sequence ATGGAGCTCCTCGACATGGTGCCCGCGGACGCCATCGCGCTCCGCCTCTACtccctcccggcggcggcggcggccgtcggctCGCTCTGGGCGTggctcgtcgccgccctcgccgccgccgtcggcctgtggcgcatccgcgccgccgccggtgtccgTAGCGCCctcgtggacgacgacgactacaAGCAGCGCAAGGCGAAGCAGCCGCGCGGTGCTCTGCGGCctgccggcgtcggcgaggcaCGGCCGGCTCGCGCCGAGGCGGCGGAGTCGGAGGCGACGAcgccgacctccccgagcgagcCGAGCACGCCTTCCAAGGTCCGGTTCACGGCGTActacggcggcgagggggacggcgccgacgagggagtCGTGGACAGCGTCAGGAGATGCGTggacaacgacggcgacggcgagggggagacgccgacggcgccggtgaggcggacggcgtcggggaggaggaggtggtcgacgacgacgacgacgacgacggcgccattCATGGCGACGCcgtgggaggagagggagatggccgtgaggaggaggggagaccTGGGGTGGTACCGCCACCTCGACATGGCGGCGCTCGACGGAAGCGTCGTCCGGCTGTGGGACGGCGAGGtcacggcggcgtcgccggggcggcgcggccggaggGCATTATCGGAATTGCACCTCTCATTGTAG
- the LOC107278859 gene encoding uncharacterized protein, with translation MSDSRDPVWEHGENIPPGWRCKYCHTKRGGGGATRLKQHLAARGKGVTYCNSVPPDVREFFCRELDRIKDAGDQRKSDSGRRVEAARVNYYDLTGDADEEEQMEAAIAASRQDENFRRDVEERGGTYEHGGGSGSAQPEARKGRSNPITNMLRRATSHRESPAVRDYNLASAKAPVQPRIDTGFFTKKGKQARQAIGESWARFFFTAGIPGRNADNPYFVSAVRETQKWGESVPSPTGNEIDGKYLDSTEKDAKKQFDRFKKDWDEYGVTIMCDSWTGPTSMSVINFLIYCNGIMFFHKSIDATGQSQDANFVLKEIRKVVREIGSEHVVQIITDNGSNYKKACRLLRQEYKTIVWQPCVAHTVNLMLKEVGKMPDHEMVIESARKICRWLYNHNKLHAMMVLAIGGELVKWNATRFGTNYMFLQSFLRKRDLFMQWMASSVFMQSKFSGTLEGRYAHACLSSLSWWENLEAVVNSVQPMYSFLRFADEDKNPNLSEVLLRYQLLKMEYDSLFANQRDKFEAYMEIVNRRMHDLTNENLINAAAALNPRTHYAYSPSATVFQDLRQAFEWMMDIDTAAAALLEVEMYRRKTGEFGRVLARRMAIDGKTSPAQWWSMFASDTPNLKKLALRLVGQCCSSSGCERNWSTFAFVHTKVRNRLTHKKLNKLVYVNYNLRLRIQQANAQIRVEDDDPLQRLADLSFYETNNHISAWMDNARSNACPELDEDSAESDAPLPSQLVSDLVNLDDLRRTTGASSIAEWADTNVGDTHIGKRKTRKPPKARPSKKVKGKGPRSTSVDSDEETQGSPEYQESNDSSSRTETDDGDDDGQGGQGTTNMPPRGHTQQSDHHSPVQFTGEGDFTHATQDQDHGAPSSQRTTIAPGVRQQQQFSDIQQDSSSSFSASSFESGYPTYVYNRPQASDYPATTWVPDACTFFKWYDSYQRMVEGMELDFNEEVATPVAIAAAGEADRVDEGKMDKLTKWMQLLVLINIGQGILVLMGVFVLLMK, from the exons ATGTCAGATAGTAGGGACCCTGTGTGGGAGCACGGGGAGAATATCCCACCTGGATGGCGCTGTAAGTATTGCCATACAAAGAGGGGCGGTGGTGGGGCAACAAGACTAAAGCAACACTTGGCTGCAAGAGGGAAGGGGGTTACATATTGCAATTCAGTGCCTCCGGATGTCCGTGAGTTCTTCTGCCGTGAGTTGGACAGGATAAAAGATGCAGGTGACCAGCGTAAGAGTGATAGCGGAAGAAGGGTTGAAGCAGCAAGGGTCAACTATTATGACCTAACAGGtgatgccgacgaggaggaacaaATGGAAGCAGCCATTGCAGCCTCACGACAAGACGAAAACTTTAGGAGGGATGTTGAGGAGCGTGGTGGCACTTATGAGCATGGCGGTGGGAGTGGATCCGCTCAGCCGGAGGCACGGAAAGGTAGAAGTAACCCAATTACCAATATGCTACGAAGGGCTACGTCTCATAGGGAGTCACCTGCTGTGAGAGATTACAACCTAGCATCTGCCAAGGCCCCTGTGCAGCCACGCATTGACACAGGATTCTTCACAAAGAAAGGGAAGCAAGCTAGGCAAGCCATTGGTGAGTCATGGGCAAGGTTCTTCTTTACCGCCGGCATTCCTGGTAGAAACGCCGATAATCCATACTTTGTGAGCGCCGTTCGGGAGACACAAAAGTGGG GTGAAAGTGTACCTTCTCCAACTGGTAACGAGATAGATGGAAAATATCTTGATTCTACAGAGAAGGATGCGAAGAAGCAATTTGATAGGTTCAAGAAGGATTGGGATGAGTACGGTGTTACTATAATGTGTGATTCTTGGACAGGTCCGACGAGTATGTCGGTCATCAATTTTCTGATATACTGCAATGGAATAATGTTTTTCCACAAGTCCATTGATGCAACCGGGCAAAGCCAGGATGCTAACTTTGTGCTGAAG GAGATAAGGAAGGTGGTACGCGAAATAGGCTCGGAGCATGTTGTTCAAATTATCACTGACAATGGCTCTAACTACAAGAAGGCGTGCAGACTACTACGGCAAGAATACAAGACAATTGTGTGGCAACCTTGTGTGGCACACACAGTTAACTTGATGCTTAAGGAGGTTGGGAAAATGCCAGACCACGAAATGGTGATTGAGAGTGCTAGGAAAATTTGCAGATGGCTATACAATCATAACAAGTTGCATGCTATGATGGTCTTAGCTATAGGTGGTGAACTGGTTAAGTGGAATGCTACAAGGTTCGGAACAAACTACATGTTTCTCCAGAGTTTCCTTAGGAAGCGAGATCTTTTCATGCAATGGATGGCTTCCTCTGTCTTCATGCAAAGCAAATTTAGTGGGACTTTGGAAGGTAGATATGCACATGCATGTCTATCTAGTCTGTCTTGGTGGGAGAACTTAGAGGCAGTAGTGAATTCTGTCCAACCTATGTACTCATTCCTTCGGTTTGCTGACGAGGACAAGAACCCCAATTTGAGTGAGGTACTTTTGAGATATCAGTTGCTCAAAATGGAGTACGACAGTCTTTTTGCGAATCAAAGGGACAAGTTTGAAGCATACATGGAGATCGTGAACAGAAGGATGCACGACCTAACCAATGAGAATCTCATCAATGCCG CTGCCGCATTGAACCCTAGGACGCACTACGCGTATTCTCCAAGTGCTACTGTCTTCCAAGACCTCCGACAGGCATTCGAGTGGATGATGGATATCGATACGGCTGCCGCCGCTTTGCTGGAGGTTGAGATGTACCGACGTAAGACGGGTGAATTTGGGAGGGTACTAGCAAGAAGGATGGCCATAGATGGGAAAACTTCACCTG CACAATGGTGGTCTATGTTCGCCTCAGACACGCCGAATTTGAAGAAGCTTGCGTTGCGTTTGGTTGGTCAATGTTGCTCCTCCAGTGGATGTGAAAGGAATTGGAGCACATTCGCATTCGTACATACGAAGGTCCGTAATAGACTTACCCACAAGAAGCTCAACAAGCTAGTGTACGTGAACTACAACCTTCGCCTTCGAATTCAGCAAGCAAATGCCCAAATTAGGGTGGAGGACGATGATCCCCTTCAAAGATTAGCGGACCTCTCATTCTATGAAACTAACAATCATATCAGTGCCTGGATGGACAATGCTCGCTCTAATGCTTGCCCCGAACTAGATGAAGATTCAGCTGAGAGTGACGCTCCCCTGCCTAGTCAACTTGTGTCTGACCTAGTCAACTTGGATGACCTGCGAAGGACCACGGGAGCTTCTAGTATTGCTGAGTGGGCTGATACGAATGTAGGTGACACTCATATTGGGAAAAGGAAGACTCGAAAGCCGCCAAAAGCACGTCCATCTAAAAAGGTAAAGGGCAAGGGTCCACGATCGACTAGTGTTGATAGCGATGAAGAGACCCAAGGAAGCCCAGAGTACCAAGAGTCCAATGATAGTAGCTCAAGAACTGAAACagatgacggcgacgacgatggtcaAGGAGGCCAAGGCACTACTAATATGCCTCCTAGGGGTCACACCCAACAATCAGATCACCACAGCCCCGTTCAATTCACTG GTGAGGGCGACTTCACTCATGCTACTCAGGACCAGGATCATGGTGCTCCAAGCTCTCAACGAACTACCATTGCACCGGGAGTCCGACAACAGCAACAATTCAGTGACATACAACAGGATAGCTCTAGCTCATTCAGTGCCTCTAGCTTTGAAAGTGGCTATCCAACGTATGTGTACAACCGTCCCCAAGCTTCTGATTATCCTGCTACTACATGG GTTCCAGATGCTTGCACGTTTTTCAAGTGGTATGATAGTTACCAAAGAATGGTAGAAGGAATGGAATTAGATTTCAATGAAGAAGTTGCAACCCCAGTTGCAATAGCAGCAGCAGGTGAAGCTGACAGGGTTGATGAAGGGAAGATGGATAAACTAACTAAGTGGATGCAACTTCTTGTGTTGATCAACATAGGGCAAGGCATATTAGTTCTGATGGGAgtgtttgttttgcttatgaAATGA